One Vicia villosa cultivar HV-30 ecotype Madison, WI linkage group LG5, Vvil1.0, whole genome shotgun sequence genomic window, TAACTTCGCGACCTTGTGGGATTGTTGCATTGAAGATTGAATTTTCTGAAGCTAGTAATTTTGATTTTTCACTGAAAAGACAGGGGCCTTCACTCATTTCAATAGAAGAATCTAGTTCACCGGAAGTAGCATTTTCATTGAGTTTCACGGAACTAACTTCACTGCCATGTGGGATTGTTGCATTGAAGATTGAATTCTCTGAATCTAGTAATTTTGATTTTTCACTTAAAAGACAGGGATCCTCACTCACTTCAGTAGAAGAATCAAATTCAGCAGAAATAACATTCTCAAGTTGAATTTCAACTGAAGGAGATATATCTAAACCTTCTTCTACACCACTGATTCGCAAAAGTTCGACCTTTTCATCCATATCTTGAATTTTAACTGAAGGAGATATATCTAATGAACCTTCTTCTGCACCATTGATTCGCAAAAGTTCGACCTTTTCATCCATATCTTTAATTTCAACTGAAGGAGATATATCTAATGAACCTTCTTCTGCATAATTGGTTTGCAAAATTTCCACCTTTTCATCCATATCTTGATTTGCATCATTGTTTACAAGCATATCAGAAAATAGTAACTTTGATTTTTCACTTAAAATACACTTCAAAGAAACTGTAGTTGTAAAGGGATCTTCACTCACTTCAGTAGAAGTGTCAAATTCAGTAGAAGTATCAGGCAAACCTTCGTCAGCATCATTGATTTGCAAAAGTTCCACCTTTTCTTCCACATAACAACTTCCATCTTCTGCACCATTGATTTGCAACAGTTCCACCTTTACATCCACCTCATGATTTCCATCTTCTACATCATTAATTTGCAAGAGTTCCACCTTTTCATCCACATCATTGATTTGCAAAAGTTCCACCTTTACATCCACATCATTGATTTGCAAAAGTTCAACCTTTTCATCCACATCACGATTTCCATCTTCTGCCCCATTGATTTGCAAGAGTTCCGCCTTTTCATCCACATCACGATTTCCATCTTCTGCACCATTGATTTGCAAGAGTTCCGCCTTTTCATCCACATCACGATTTCCAACTTCTGCACCGTTGATTTGCAAGAGTTCCGCCTTTTCATCCATATCATGATTCCCATCTTCAGCATCACTGATTTGCAAAAGATCCATCTTTTCATCCACGTCGTGATTTCCATCTTCTGcatcattgatttgtaaaagtTCCCCCTTTTCATCCACATCATGATTTCCATCTTCTACATCATTGATTTGCGAAAGATCCACCTTTTCATCCATGTCGTTGATTTGCAAAAGTTCCACCTTTTCATCCACATCATGAATTTGCAAAAGTTCCACCTTTTCATCCACATCATGATTTCCATCTTCAACATCATTGATTTGCGAAAGATCCACCTTTTCATCCACGTCATTGATTGGCAAAAGTTCCACCTTTTCATCCACATCATGATTTCCATCTTCAACATCATTGATTTGCGAAAATTCCACCACCTTTTCATCCACGTCGTTGATTTGTAAAAGTTCCACCTTTTCATCCACATCATTGATTTGCAAAAGTTCCACCTTTTCATCCACACCATTGATTTGCAAAAATTCCACCTTTTCATCCACATCATTGATTTGCAAAAATTCCACCTTTTCATCCACATCATTGATTTGCAAAAGTTCCACCTTTACATACACATCACGGTTTCCATCTTCTGCACCATTGATTTGCAAAACTTCCACCTTTTCATCCACATCATGATTTCCATCTTCTACGTCATTGATTTGCAAAAGTTCCACCTTTTTATCCACATCATTGATTTGCAAAAGTTCCACCTTTTCATCCATGTCACTGACTTGCAAAAATTCCACCTTTCCATCCACGTCATTGATTTGCAAAAGTTCCACCTTTCCATCCACATCATGATTTCCATCTATGTTTACAGGCATATCTTCAATATCATGATTGGTAGAATTGTGCTCATTGCTATGGAACCCGCGTCCTTCAAATGCATCCTCAACTAAATTTTGGTCCTTGAGTTCTGTCGGTGAAACAATAACTGCTGGCAGAAAGTCACTATACAAGTGAACATCTTGGGAATTTACAGTAACAGCACTAGGCTTTTGAAACCCAGGAATATGGGAATCTTCATTTATGATATTATCATCTGCCATTGAAGATGCTGAACCAGTTATACAATCTTCACTCAACCTATCCAATTCAAACTCTGGAGTTCTATCATGGATTGCTTTTGAATCAATAACCTGGTCACATTCCATATCCATCGGGCTTCTTGGGATGAAACCTAATTGATCATTTACTGGAAGTTTGATTTCAATTATTTTCGATTCATCCTCAGTAGCACCATTGATTCCTAGTATAGACTTTTCAGGAGTAGCACCATTGATTCCTAGTATAGACTTTTCAGGAGTAGCACCATTGATTCCTAGTATAGACTTTTCAGGAGAACCTTTGGAAAATAAGGTCGGCACATGAACTGGCTCAGAACAGTTCATATCAgagatattttctttttctggtcCATTTTCTTCTACACCACTAGGATTTAGAGTCTTGGGTAGGTCTGCCTGTAACTGCTGACTAACTGCCTCTAAATTAGTTTGGGTGGTGTTTTTGCAATTGAATGTGAGACTCTCATTCAGTAAATGCCCTTGTGCATCTCCCCCATATCTACCAAATTCATCAGCACCATAATTTACCTGCTCCGTATTCTTACATGGGGTTCCTTGTTTAGATCCTTCGGGGACAGTTTTGCTAAAATCATCAAGGCTAGATTTTAAAAGTGCAGTCTTGACATTGTTGTCTCCCTTAAACTCTCCAGAATGTCTATCATTCTTAAAAGAAGTTCTATGCTCTTCCTGTAGAATCAAACTTTCCTTGAAAGTCGGAATGTCACCGGGGGGCCCTTTGATTTGATCATCTTCATCTCGTCCAATGGCATTCTGCACAGTGTTAGAAGTGCTGTGCATGATAGGATTGAGCGTAGACTGCGGTTCCTGATATAAAGACCGGTCCTCATTTGACGAAACATCATATAACTTGTTATCCAGAGCGTGGTCAGCCTCTTTCTCCAACTGCTCCTGTGTCTGACTCTTTGTAAGAAATTCCTTTCCGTGTGTAGGTAATGCCATGTTCTCCATGCTAGAAATGATCTTATTTTCATGTAGTTCTCCTTGCTCCTGCGATTTTAAGATGACATCATCCGGAATGTTTTCAACCTCTGCTTGCTTACTTATTATTTCAAAACTCAAAGAATCACACTCCACTTCTACACCAGCCATCTGCTTATTGTCTATTTGCACGATTGCTTCTGACTTGACATCTGAAAGGCTTAATTCCTTAGTATTCTTTGCTGCCCCTTTGACAATTTTGGATCTTGCCTCTTTAATAGAAACTGTTTCCAACTTCCTGAGTTTTGGAATGTTACTCTCAGAAGGTTTGCAAGGTATAGAGCTTTTCTGCAAGCTGTGTGAACTGGAAGCTTTTACCTGCAAAGCAGTAATAGACATGGACATGATATCAATATGTGAGTGGTATTTTATTGATGCATGCTCCTAAATATAATATAGGGAAATGAACAGAGTAATCATACCTGAGAAAAGAAACCAATGGAAGGAGATGGCTTCCGTAGGCCTGATGATTTTATTGTCCCTGTTTGATGCATGCTGGATGGTGGACGTGGTACGGAAACTGAATTATCCTGTGCAGCAGGTTAAAAATATTTCAAGAGAATAATCAAATAATTTGTAGTTAAACAACAGAAATTACAAAATTGATGAAGTAAATGATGAATATTTGAAAACTTTAAGATAAAGTAAGCACTTACCGAAAGTTTTCCAGCCTGCTTGGTAAGAGTTCTACTAACAGAACACTTGTCAGCCATATCAACTTTAGGGATGCTTGGAACATATGTAGTATTTTTAGAGAGGCTTGGCATAGGATCTTTTGACAAACGAGGGATGCTTGGCGTAGAATTTTTTGATAGGCTAGGGATGCTAGGCGTAGGATTTTTTGACAAGCGAGAGATGCTTGGCGTAGGATTTTTTGATAGGCTAGGGATGCTTGGCGTAGGATTTTTTGACAGGcctaacaaaataaaaacaagatCAATAAATTTTGTGGATAGAAAAGAGAGATTTCACACTTCTGAAGTTCAGAATGCTGAAGTGAGAGATTCATTTTAAATAGAAAAGTGAAAAGCTAGTGATTGATTAAAAAAGCCAATAACTGAGATTTTGATCATAAGCATGTATTTTGACTAACAAACtataaatttgtttaaatttCATCGTTGATTTTGAATTGACTACTATAAACTACTCACATTTTCCTTCTAAACTGTATTCCTAGGTTTACGAGAGTTAAATCTAGAAAAAAAGGATCAAATACAAACTACAGAGCTTACCAGGATGTGCATTCTGATTTCTTTTTGAGGAACTTGAGCTCAACATTCCACTCCTAGTGGTAGTTGCATTTGCAGAAACATTAGATTTTGGTCCTGGTATCCTAGTGATTTTTGACTCTTTGCTCGGCGTTTTAGCGGTGTCAGTTCTTTTTGCTTTTCAAAGGAGTTAAGGTAAGCACTTTCATTATTCAACAGAAATACACACAAAAAGAGACTCCACTCTGACACTGTTTGAGTTAACTTCaaattcataaaatcacttcagcTAAAAGAAGTTTATAAAAGGTTATGgagaaaataaatgagaaaagtACCTAAAAAAAAGTAAAGAAGCAGAAATTAATTACACCTTATTCAATAtaaactttttctttaaaaaacacATAGTTACAGTAAGATTCTTTCTACGTTTTTTCTCATAAGATTCTTCTTGACAAAGCTGACTGTTAACAATATGCATCTAAACAAGTTTATAAAATCACTTCGGCTAAAATAAGTTCACAGTTTTTACTCATGAAAGTCTTCATAAGTTTATAAAAGGTTATGGAGAAATTAAATGAGTAAAGTACCAAAAGAAGTAAAGAAGCAGAAATCAATTACAACTTATTCAATAtaaactttttctttaaaaaacacATAGTTACAGTAAGATTATTTCTATGTTTTTCCCCATAAGATTCTTCTTCATAAAACTGACTGTTAATTATAAGCATCTAAATAAGCAATGGCAAGGATATGATGAAGAAGGTATCGTCCTTGGAATAGCACTGCGCTTATATTTATTTCCAACATTGTTGGTTGCAAGCACTTTCCTCTTTCCCTAACAAGCATAGGTACAAAATAACACATGATAGAAATTAAGAAGGGTTCAACTATGATGCACTGTTATATATACTAATAGTATAAAGAGTAAAATAGACTAACCAAGGAAGCAACGGGTGGTGTTCGTTTGACCGATGCACCAGGCTTTGGTGATAAGCCAGAAACAGCACCAATCTTTTTCGCTCTGATTGAAACACCTCCGGATGAATGTTTAAACAGATTTCCTTCGATTTCCTGCAATGCTCTTGAAGTTGTAGCAAGTTCTTCTTCATCTATAACTTCCAAATTTGACTTCGAATTAGGTGTGGCAGTGCCACTGATCATAGAAAGCTCTGTGGGGTTCAAAACACCTGAATAATAGGGTTTCAGCATGAATGTTAATCAAAAGTAATAGAAAACCATATTTTTAACTTTCATCAACAATGAACAAAAGATATCCATTCCATACTATAATCTCAACCATCCTAACATTAATACTAATCATTAATtagctatgaagcacggacacccaGAGATGACACGACACAGACACTTCAACACCAACAATGTCAAAGACATAGTACACCGACCCCGACACGGACACCATCCTAACATTCATACTAATTATTAATCAGCTATGAAACACAGACTCCGACACGGACACCAAGGCATGACACAACACGGACATAGTGTCAAAGACATGGGACACATACCTCGACATGGACACCATCCTAACATTAATACTAATCATTAATTAGTTATGAAGCACATACTCCAACAGGCACCAAGACATTACTAGACACGGACACTGAAACTTCAACACCGATAATGTCAAAGACATAGGACATCGACCCCGATGCAACACCACTACCTATAGTCACCACTACCTAGGATTTTAGCTTCATTTTCCATCCTAACATTAATACTAATTATTAATTAGCTTCATTAATAACATAAGACACCAACACCGTTACCAAGTGTCAGACAATGCGACTCACCTACTCTTAGAGGCGTATGTGTTCATAGTTAATTAGTAATAATAACATTGGCAAATTTTTCATTTCCAGAGTTAATTCATGAAAATAGAAGGAGAGAATACCTTGTTCAGTAAAGAAAGCTCTATCCCATGCCAAACTTTTGCGCAAATTGAACCCACcgaattttttcttccttttcttctgCTGAGACTGCTGAGAGACTTTCGGAGACGAAGTCAAATCTTCAGAAACTACCGAAGTAATTTCGATTCCCTCTGCTGGTTGCTCTAATCAATCAGATATGTTGAAGAAATTAGTAATCCATCATAATTTACAAACCATTAACAAAGTTTAACAAAACGAAAATGCAAAAACCCTAACCGGTTTGAAGAGGGCGGGATCTGATAGATACAAGAGGAGAGCATGAGAAAATGTCGGCGGCGGTAGAACCGTTGGCGCCGGAGAGTAGAGAATCGTCCTCGCCGGTGATTTCTAAGAGATCGGAAATAGGATCCATGATCGATTTAACTGCAATTTTCTTCTATGCTCAGTTATCAGTGTGAGTGAAGTGGATTAGGTTTCGCATTTGTTTAGTGTGTTTGGTTCTGCAAATTGATTGCAATTTCAAACTTGAAGCAAGCGGGGTTTGTGTAGTGTATAATTTGCGAAGTTTCATCCAACGGTAGCGAAAGGATAGAAATGTAATTGAGCTGCGTTCACAATTGTTGTTAGCTTttactttttctttatttattttcgttttgtaaGTTTCAAAATGTAAGTTGTCTAAAAATAAATGGAATAAGCAATATTCTAGATCTAATCtgtcaattttaaattttaaaattcaaaaaaatttaaatattaaagtattcttctaatttttttaaaatttaattgatagCCACGGTAGGGTATGCAAAATATCCGGTTGTGATGTCCAAATCCATAATCAAACCTAAACCAtttttaaatatccggatatatttgaatggttattaaccggtttagttattaatggtttggttatccataggggtgtgcaaaatatccggttgtgatgcccaaatccataaccaaacctaAACCATTTTTAAATATTCGGATATatttgaatggttattaaccggtttagttattaatggtttggttatccgttcatataatccggatataattaaattgttattaaccgattaaattattttggatttggttataatccggttaatatccaaatctaaatattttaattgtcaaaaaaaaaaaattttttttgaaaaaaaaatttcgaaaaaaataatttttaaaactggattttttaaaaaaatcggttatataatcataaccagttttgattaaaatgtggttatggttatagatccaaaccatttaaatggttatggttatggtttggtttttgaaaataactaaccatgcacacccctatatatatatagacccacttgtttttataaaggtctattttagcaacatgcaccttggggtgcatttaagttttttttagttaaaacttACTAAAACacacacttatttttatgaaggtctattttagcaacatgcaccttaaggtgcatttaACTATTTTGTAGTTAAAgcttgctaaaatagaccttcataaaaacaaGTGGGTCTATTATAGCaaaacccatatatatatatatatatatatatatatatatatatatatatatatatatatatatatatatatatatatatatatatatatatatatatatatatatatatatatatatatatatatatatatatatatatatagttaaacTATGGTCTAGAGTTCCATTCGACACCAACCGGCGGCCATTCAAGTGTCACACCATCTTTGGCCCGTGTCTCTACTTCCTTCCTTTGGCTATTATAGCaaaacccatatatatatatatatatatatatatatatatatatatatatatatatatatatatatatatatatatatatatatatatatatatatattttaaactatGGTCTACTCTAGTTTCAATGGAAATGAAGGGCTAAACTATTAAACTATGTTGCAAGATATCAAAATCTACATTATAGAAAGATGCACAATCCTCAAGATGAGATTTCAAAATTTGGTTGATGATGATGTTTTGCCTAATATTAGAAGGAAAGTTGAGAGAATCAGCATTTACACCAACTTATAGCTTGTTAAGTAGGTAAGATTGATTAATTTAGGTTATTACGGTTGTGCATTGTCagctgatatatatatatatatatatatatatatatatatatatatatatatatgtatgtataaacTGATATATGTTAACATATTATAGGATGTTTGATGAACACATCTTTGAAGTAAGACACATTGAAAATTTAGCAGAAAAGTTTTCTGTAAATTTGAAAGACCATATAGGTGGGAACTCACAGGATTTCCATGTGTTCATGCATTGCCATATATGAAGAGTAGGAACTTTAAGATTGATGATTATTTCTCTAAGTATTCTAGGAAACCAAGGTACATGTTAGTATACAAACATGTGCTTTATCTTGTAAATGGATCAAACCTCTTGGTTATGACACAATATCCAGATGTATAACCACCTAAGTATAGGAAAATGTCTGGTTTAGCAACGAAGAGGAGGAATCTTGAGCAAGGAGAGATTGATAGGTCTGATCGTAAAATGAGAAGAACGTGTTTAATTGTCAAGTGTAGTAGGTGCAAACAGTCAGGTCACAACAAATATACTTGTAAGGTGACTCCAACAACTCAAGCATCTCAACAGTCATCTCAATTTCCTCAACAacatgttcaaccttctcaacaACTCGCTCAAGCTTCTCAACAaccaacataaacaacacaacaatcTACTCCAAGAACTCGAGGAAGATAGGCTACTCAAGGATTTGAAGAATTTTGGAAATGGTGAGATGAATTGTGTGTTTCAGGGTGAAATGAAGAAGAGCATATATAGTGATTGAGGTGATGAAAACAGTAAGATGAGAGTGAATCTAAGTCATTGGATTGTTGGGAAATGGAGAGTGGGTAGTGAGTTGGTTATTGAGTTTGAGATAGTCTTGTAGAGTGTGTTGAATTGGTTACATTCTATTTACTCTATTATATGATTGTTAGGGAAATTTCCGTTAAATTTTTATGTTATCAGTTAGAAATGTTAGCTGATAAAGGACATTTTCAGTTGCTAGTTGTTAGAGGTTagcttaaaaaataaattaatatcagTTGGAGTTAATTGATGTTAAAGTTAGTTTTGTTACTGTTAGATTGGTTTTAGTAGTTAGAAAAGGGAAGTTACAATTAGTGTTAAGAGTTAATGTTGGGTATACATGATGACAGGGTTTATGACTTGTTTGATTTGTTGTGCCATTTTTTGTGTTTTGACTTGCTTGAATTGAATTGTTTGGAGCTTGATGAATGTTTGGACATGAACTATCATAGCTGCATTGGGTGAAATAGGTTCTTTTAGATTCAACTGCTTTTGGTTTTTTTGAATGAGATTGGATAGAAATGCACAGTGGAAGTGATCTTGTGTATGTGTGTATTGTCATGATTTACACATTGTAAGGCTTGTGTTCATGATTCTTACTTGATTTATGTAATGCCTTAGCATACTTTGAAACCATTTGGACATGCTTAGAACATGATGGGAACATTATGCTTGTAACGGACTCCATCGGCTGCTCTTGACTAAGGCACTGATATTTGGACTTGAAATGTTATGGATGTGGTATGGATGCATTGATGTTTTCAGTATTGAATGAATATTAGATGGTTAAATGACATGATGTATGCAAAGCTATTTGAATGCCAggtttgtaagttttttttttgattttatgaTGATTAATTTGTTTGCATTATGTTTGAAAATGACTGGAATGCTTGGAGTTGTCTTTGGTACGGATCTGTTAACATGGTAATGCCTTATGTCATGATGATTGCAGGTTATTTGTGTGTGCACGAGGGCATAAAATTTGGATGTCTTATAATAGTATTCATTACTTTTCATGGCTATTTAGGGAATTGATACAGGCTGGTATATTTGTTTTATGCAGATCAAGGCAAGTGCAGGCTGAATTGGTGGTCATACGTATGAGGTTGGACATAGCTTGAAGTCATTGAAGCAACATGGTTCATGGAAAATAACAATGATCATTATGGATGGTGACATGAAGGATCATGATGGACATAAAGATGAAGAAGAATATGTCTAGGGTGAATTTAGATTCAGAATCTGGTCTTAGTCATttcttgaccaaaaagtcaaaaaTTGGTCAAAAAGTCAACTATTGCCAACTTGTATATTTTCCAATGTAGTTTCCATTTTTGTAATGTATTCTTGAATTTGTAATGACTTGACTTGGAATGGAATGTTGACCTTTGTATATTTGACTTCTCTCTTGTTTCTTCTAGTTGAAGTAATCAATTAAATAGTCCATCCTTGTAACTTTGAGTAACTTAATAAATCAAATACAGATCAACAAGTTCAAAGGAGTTATGACTTGGTCAAGTGtttgatcaaaagtcaactatgccATGAATAACTTCTAGATGCTCCTTTCATGATATGCATATCAAAATCAGCCATGATTCAATCTTGAAATGAAAAGTTCCAACTATTAGGTCAAAAGTCAACCTTCATAGTTGCCTTTGACTAAAAAGTCAATTGCAATATAGTAGCTTGTTCCACAAGTAAACACACCAAGAAACCTTAATCCTTGAGACTTGCCGTAGAATTAAATCTTGATCCAATAGCATTCAGTGGAATTTACAAAATCTTGTACCATAAGTCAGAAATGAAAGTCAACCCCAACTATCTGATCAATAAGGAATAAGAACTTCCTTTGATCACCacataaatagaaaaataaaccttAATTCAACTAGTAATTATGAACACAATGAAGATGCATATCAATCCATGATCCATAAGAACTCTAGGTCCAAGTTCACAGTTTTGAGTGGATCCCAATAGAATGGCTGGTATCACAAGTAATAATGAAGCCACACCTTAACTGATGAACAAACCCTAGTATTGAGAAAAACCTAAATCCAAGATTAATGAAAGCCTCGGTTGAATAAGTTTGCATAGTGTAGGATCCTTAAGCCACATGAAACTCTTGGTCCCTCCAAGGCCATTGATCCCATACTTTAGATGTTTATTCAATGAGTGAAtgcatgatatatatatatatatatatatatatatatatatatatatatatatatatatatatatatatataaatgatctAATGCAGGTATGTAGAtgaaatgagaagtctaagccagATAGGTTGAGAAGGGTATGACAAATCTGGGGTATGACATTACATATAACCATATCTATagtaatcatcaataaatgtgatGAAGTAATGAAAACCTCATATGGCTAGTGTGTCCACTGGCTGTCATGCATCAGTATGTATAAGGGCCAAAAGAGCACTATCCCTTTCACCTTTTCTTTTGAATGAGAACTTTGTCATTTTTTTCAAGTAAACAAGAGTTGAATGTCTCTTATGATTCATAATCAAAAGAGTCAAAGAGTCCATATTTATGGAATTTGGAAATGTGTTCCTCATTTATGGGGCCTAAGCGAAAATCATAATGGTAAGTCGGATTTAACTTGTCAGGTTTATTCCTTTTAGCATTAATGTTATAAATTGGAATTTCAAGATCAAGGAGATACAATACATTATTCATTTGTAAACTACCAGAGAATATATCGTTTAAGTAAATAGATAAACAAGTGTTCTTTATCATAAATGAAAATTCAAACTTGTTCAaacaagaaacataaataatatctgCTAATTAGAGGTATATAATAACAAATATCTAACTTAATTATTAAGCCACTAATTAAACTCAATATATAAGTTCTTATGGATAAAGATCAAACCTTTGATCCACTGCCAACACGTAGAACAACTtcacttttgtcaattttctacTCCTACTTCACCTTTTGtcaaaatttgagaatggtcttaaCTTTTGATTTTAGATTCCGCTCAGCAGTTCTCAACATGCATAGCAGCTCTAACAGAGTTTTGTTCATATTATTcatattgaaattaaataaaaataaactaaagatCTTCAACAATAACTCCATGATCAAATCAATCGCAAGCTCTTTTCCTAGGGGAAAACCCAACCTTTTAAGGTTCTCCACATACACAATCATCTTGAGTACAAGGGGACCTACAAGGGCTCCCTTAGCTAGCTTGCCTTGAAAAAAGGTTTTAGAAACATTACATCTCTTATACCTAGCCTGCTCTTGATAGAGCATCTTTAGGAGTTCGATCATAGCGAATATCGTTACGTTCTCATGTTGCTTTTGCAATTTAAAATCCATGGTAGTCAAAATGAGGTAGACAATTTATGTAGCATCATCACcatgcttcttataagcatctaTTTCAGCCTTAGAAGTATAATTAAGATACTTTTCTCCAGGAACAAGTGTATCtaatacatataattttttttcatgtttgAGGACAATCCTCAAGTTTCGGTGTCAATCCAGAAAATTT contains:
- the LOC131601945 gene encoding uncharacterized protein LOC131601945, producing MLSSSSSKRNQNAHPGLSKNPTPSIPSLSKNPTPSISRLSKNPTPSIPSLSKNSTPSIPRLSKDPMPSLSKNTTYVPSIPKVDMADKCSVSRTLTKQAGKLSDNSVSVPRPPSSMHQTGTIKSSGLRKPSPSIGFFSQVKASSSHSLQKSSIPCKPSESNIPKLRKLETVSIKEARSKIVKGAAKNTKELSLSDVKSEAIVQIDNKQMAGVEVECDSLSFEIISKQAEVENIPDDVILKSQEQGELHENKIISSMENMALPTHGKEFLTKSQTQEQLEKEADHALDNKLYDVSSNEDRSLYQEPQSTLNPIMHSTSNTVQNAIGRDEDDQIKGPPGDIPTFKESLILQEEHRTSFKNDRHSGEFKGDNNVKTALLKSSLDDFSKTVPEGSKQGTPCKNTEQVNYGADEFGRYGGDAQGHLLNESLTFNCKNTTQTNLEAVSQQLQADLPKTLNPSGVEENGPEKENISDMNCSEPVHVPTLFSKGSPEKSILGINGATPEKSILGINGATPEKSILGINGATEDESKIIEIKLPVNDQLGFIPRSPMDMECDQVIDSKAIHDRTPEFELDRLSEDCITGSASSMADDNIINEDSHIPGFQKPSAVTVNSQDVHLYSDFLPAVIVSPTELKDQNLVEDAFEGRGFHSNEHNSTNHDIEDMPVNIDGNHDVDGKVELLQINDVDGKVEFLQVSDMDEKVELLQINDVDKKVELLQINDVEDGNHDVDEKVEVLQINGAEDGNRDVYVKVELLQINDVDEKVEFLQINDVDEKVEFLQINGVDEKVELLQINDVDEKVELLQINDVDEKVVEFSQINDVEDGNHDVDEKVELLPINDVDEKVDLSQINDVEDGNHDVDEKVELLQIHDVDEKVELLQINDMDEKVDLSQINDVEDGNHDVDEKGELLQINDAEDGNHDVDEKMDLLQISDAEDGNHDMDEKAELLQINGAEVGNRDVDEKAELLQINGAEDGNRDVDEKAELLQINGAEDGNRDVDEKVELLQINDVDVKVELLQINDVDEKVELLQINDVEDGNHEVDVKVELLQINGAEDGSCYVEEKVELLQINDADEGLPDTSTEFDTSTEVSEDPFTTTVSLKCILSEKSKLLFSDMLVNNDANQDMDEKVEILQTNYAEEGSLDISPSVEIKDMDEKVELLRINGAEEGSLDISPSVKIQDMDEKVELLRISGVEEGLDISPSVEIQLENVISAEFDSSTEVSEDPCLLSEKSKLLDSENSIFNATIPHGSEVSSVKLNENATSGELDSSIEMSEGPCLFSEKSKLLASENSIFNATIPQGREVSSLKLNENAISAELDSSIEVSEGHFTSVVAWKPEEQCLLSEKSKLLASDNLTFIETIPQCNEVSTLNSESFSDIAVTTVFENEKSPNTDTLSHTKENIDFSEDNSKTIHLGIDATKTKQEVPIVAPPLNVVPFTEEWLAAIEAAGEEILTMKSGAVQNSPPDKVQNEPNPWSPVKKNQEIGPFDCTKITKHNIQSSDLL
- the LOC131601946 gene encoding uncharacterized protein LOC131601946; translated protein: MDPISDLLEITGEDDSLLSGANGSTAADIFSCSPLVSIRSRPLQTEQPAEGIEITSVVSEDLTSSPKVSQQSQQKKRKKKFGGFNLRKSLAWDRAFFTEQGVLNPTELSMISGTATPNSKSNLEVIDEEELATTSRALQEIEGNLFKHSSGGVSIRAKKIGAVSGLSPKPGASVKRTPPVASLGKRKVLATNNVGNKYKRSAIPRTIPSSSYPCHCLFRCL